TCAGCATCGTAAACACTTTTGTTTGAGGGCTACCGCACTGTCGCTTGCTTCTTTCTAATTCGCGGTATGCTTGCCAAGGCAAGCATACGCTCATTACGAAGCTGCGCCCTCCAACAATAAATAAAATGACTAACTATTATTATTTAATTTTCAAGGTACAAGTGATGCCTAAAATCTATTAATTATTAGGCTTAAACATAATATACAAGGAGAAACATAACATGAAAAAAAGCTTATTCTTTTTAATCAGTGCACTATTTCTTATTTTTTTGACAGCTTGTAATGATAGCGGGCAGGAATCGGATAACGCCAAAGCAAGTAATGAAGACAGTAACGAGTCAAGTGAGACAGAAACAAAAACATTTACGACAGATAGCGGTGAGGATGTGGAGGTGCCCGCTGACCCTGAACGAATTGTCGTACTTCATCCAACCTATATAGGTGCATTGCTCAAACTTGGGCATGAACCGGTTGGCGTAAGCTTTTATGTTGACCAGGACGAGGTTTTGAATGAGGCGACAGAAGGGATAGAACGTATCGATCCGGAAGACGTAGAGAGCATTATCAACCTGGAGCCGGATTTAATTGTTGCGACAGCGACAGATCCTAATTTAAATAAACTAGAGCAAATTGCTCCAACGGTAACGTTTGATTCTATGATCAGCACGTATAAAGATAATACGAGATTGTTAGGAGAGCTTGTCGGAGAAGAGGAAGAGGCACAAGCTTGGCTGGAGGAATGGGAAGAAAAAATGAGCGAGGATGCAGCGGAGTATGAAGACCTAATCGGGAATAGTACACTTTCCATTTTCCAATCAACACCGAAAGGGCTGGTCTCATTTAATACGGATTACGGTCGCGGCGGAGAAATCTTATATGATGGCTATGGATTTGTACAGCCGGATACGCTGGCAGAGGTTACGAAGGATCAATTTAATGTAGAGCTTTCCACAGAAGAACTTCCTGAGTACGCAGGCGATTTTATTGTGTTAGCTACGGAAGGGCAAGAAGCCCCTATAACAGAATCAGCGGTTTGGGAAAATATCGAGGCTGTTCAAGAGGGCAGAGTAATTAAATTAGATTTAGCAGTGACCAGATATAATGACCCGATTTCATTAGAAGCACAAAGAGATATGATTAAGGAACAACTGGATGCGATGAAGTAACATAAGATTAATTTAACTATAAAGAGGGAGCACTATGAATCGTCTTACTGGAAGAGATTTAACGATTGCTTACGGGAGTAAGGTTATCATTGAAAATTTAAATATGGAGATACCAGATCAGAAAATAACCTCCATTATCGGTCCGAATGGCTGTGGGAAATCAACTTTGCTGAAAGCATTATGCCGGCTTCTTCCGATAAAAAAAGGAAAAATAGCTTTAGACGGAACAGATATCCAAAAATC
The nucleotide sequence above comes from Oceanobacillus timonensis. Encoded proteins:
- a CDS encoding ABC transporter substrate-binding protein; protein product: MKKSLFFLISALFLIFLTACNDSGQESDNAKASNEDSNESSETETKTFTTDSGEDVEVPADPERIVVLHPTYIGALLKLGHEPVGVSFYVDQDEVLNEATEGIERIDPEDVESIINLEPDLIVATATDPNLNKLEQIAPTVTFDSMISTYKDNTRLLGELVGEEEEAQAWLEEWEEKMSEDAAEYEDLIGNSTLSIFQSTPKGLVSFNTDYGRGGEILYDGYGFVQPDTLAEVTKDQFNVELSTEELPEYAGDFIVLATEGQEAPITESAVWENIEAVQEGRVIKLDLAVTRYNDPISLEAQRDMIKEQLDAMK